In Candidatus Zixiibacteriota bacterium, the DNA window ATCAAGTAACGTCAACGCCCGACCTGACGTTACTTCAGGAACACCACCCAATCAAAAGCCCCGCTAGCAATAGCGGGGCTTTTGTGTCTTGGTAGAATGGTGCTTTGAGTTCAGCAATTATCCGAAATAGATAACAATCTTATATTACAAAATCAGAAAGCAGGAATCAACCGGTTTTATGATTTCCCAAAAAATACCGACAAAAGGGCTCCGGGGAAAGAAAAAAGGCAGAAAGTTATTCTGCCTTAATATGTTATCGGAACAATGATCAGTCCCGGACGATTTTAAGAATCTCGGCGACCTTTTTGTCGAGAAGCTCTTTTGTTTTTGCCTCGACATTGAGCCGCAATAGCGGTTCGGTGTTGGATGGTCTGAGGTTAAACCAGAAATCGCCGAAATCCACCGTCAGACCATCGATTCGGTCCTGTTCCCCGCCGGAAAAGTGGTCGGCAATCTCCTCGATTTTATCGCGGGCCGATTCAACCTTGCTGTTAATCTCCCCGGAACGAAAATATGGATCGATTTCGGCAATTTTTTGGTGAAGCGGTCGATCGCTTTTACTGAGAAGCTCCAGGCAAACCAGAAAGGCGATCAGTCCGGAATCGGCAAACCAGTTATCGCGAAAATAAAAATGGCCCGAATGTTCGCCGCCGAAAATGGCGTTATGTTTTTTCATCAACGGTTTGATGAGGGCGTGGCCGACCCGGGTACGGATGGCCTTGCCGCCCAGGCGTTCGACCAATTCCGGGACCGCTTTAGAACAGATCAGATTATACAGAATGGTCTCGCCGGGGTTTTTATTCAAGAGGCTTTCGGCCACCAGAGCCGTAACCATATCCCCCCCGACCTGTCGGCCATTTCGATCAACCAGAAACATCCGATCAGCGTCACCATCAAAAGCCACACCGAAATCCGCTTTCTCGTCGGCGATTTTCTTTTGTAAATCGGCCAGGTTTTCGAGTTCTATGGGTGAAGCGGGGTGATGTGGAAAAGAGCCGTCCAGTTCAAAATAAAGAGGAATGAGTTTGACCGGCAGTCTCTCGAAGACCGGGGGCAGGGTTAATCCGGCCATGCCATTGCCGGCATCGACCACGATTTTGAAAGGTTTGATAACCGAGAGGTCGATGAATGACAGGCAGTGTTCGGCATAATCACCGGAGATATCTTTGCGGGCAATATTACCGCGCTGGGATGATTTAACCAGGGTATCGTTGATGAGGGCATCCCGAATTTTATCCAGTCCGGCCTGACCGGAAAGCGGCAAGGCTTCCCTGCGGCAGACTTTGAAGCCGTTATATTGTTTGGGATTGTGGCTGGCGGTAATCATAACCCCGCCATCGTATCCATATTTTCCGACCGCAAAGTAGAGGCCGTCGGTGGAAACCAGACCCAGATCGACGACATCCACACCGTGATCCAGAATGCCGCGGGCCAGAGCCTCGAACAACTCCGGTGATGAAATCCGCATATCTCTCCCGACCGCGATTGAGGTTGGTTTCAGGTAAGCCGCCAGGGCGTTGCCGATACGATAGGCAATATCGGTATTCAACTGATCGGGAACGATGCCACGAATATCATAAGCCTTAAAAATTGACTTGTCAAAATCCATCTCGTTTCCTCTGATTCGCTGTTTAGGGAGTTCAAATATATGACATAAAGGTCGGTTCCGTCAATGGTTTTTCCCGGCCGGCTAATTCTTTCACTGGTCGGTGGGTGTATTTTATTTATCGACATATCCATTTAATATTTATCACGTATTTCAGGATTATGCCTGCCGGTGGTGGAATTTCTCATTATAATCTGCAATTTTCATAGGCGCACGAGTCGTCATTTTGTTATCTTGAGCCGATTATGGCTCTTGGAATCAACAGAGTATCCTTCCTTACAGTTGCCTTTTCAAACTTTACTATCTGGATCGGATTTTATGCCTGGAGAATCATTTTCAATAATTTTGCAGTGGAGATTTTCGATGCGTCGCCAGCAGAGATCGGGATCATCCAGTCCGTGAGGGAAATTCCGGGATTGCTGGCTTTCGGGGCCGGGGCCCTGGCCCTGATTCTGACCGAATCCAAAATTGTCTCGATTTCGGTTATCCTGGTGGGGTTGGGATTAATCCTATCCGGCTTGGCTCCCTCTCTGGTTATTTTTGGCCTGGCCACTCTGGTTATTTCTTTCGGTCTTCATTATTTCGAACCGCTTAATACGTCGCAACTGCTTCTTTTGGCTTCAGCCGACAATTATGGAAAAATCCAGGGTCGACTCCGATCGTGGGAATCAATTGCCGGTTTAACCGGGGGTTCCCTTGTCCTGATCCTGACCTTGTTTCTGTCATACCGGGCGACGTTTTACGCGGTTGGCGGATTAGTTTTACTGATAGGTTTGTACCTTCTGGCGGCTATTCCTCCTAATCGGGGTCTGGCTGAGAAGCGCAAATTGACGCTGAAGAAAAAATACTGGCTGTATTACACCCTGTATTTTCTTCGGGGTTGCCGCCGACATATTTTCACGACTTTTGCCATATTTCTGCTGGTAAAAAATCATGGTCTGAATATCACCATGATTTCCGGGATCATTCTGGCCAATAATCTGATTACTATTTTTACCAATCGCTGGTTGGGAATACTCAGCGACCGATTGGGCGAGAGAGCGGTCATGGCGGGATGTTCTTTTATTCTTATTTTCATTTTTTCAGGCTATGCTTATGTTGATTATTTACCTCTCCTGATTATTTTCTACCTGATCGACAATATTTTATTCGGATCCTCGATAGCCCTGAAATCGTACTTGAGAAAAATTTCAACCGGCGAAGATCTGACCGGTTGCCTGGCCATGGGAATGACGGCCAATCATATTACGGCCGTCGTTATTCCGGTTGCCGGGGGAGTGATCTGGGAATTATTCGGGTATACGGCGACATTTCTGATCGGCGCCGGCATTGTTCTGATTGATATGATTTTCGCCCTGCAACTTCCACGCAAGGGAGCATCTGATTGATCGCGGTGTGCAACCCTGATTCCCGGTTGTTCTCTCATTGTCTGACAAAAATCCGGAAAATTCTCACGGGGGTTGCCTATTTGTTGTCATTCAATTATAATATGACATGAATTTTATCATCCAACTTATAAAATAGAGATTTATTATATGAAAAGATTACTATCCGGAAACGAGGCGGTTGCCCGAGGAACTTTCGAGGCCGGTGTAAAGCTGGCCTCGGCCTACCCCGGTACCCCCTCAACCGAAATACTTGAAACTATAGCCGAAGAATACCCCTCGATCTACGCCGAATGGTCACCCAATGAAAAAGTCGCATTCGAGGTCGGTATCGGAGCCTCCCTGGGAGGTGCACGCACGCTGGTGACCATGAAGCATGTCGGGCTCAACGTGGCGGCTGATCCGCTGATGACGTTCGCCTATACCGGCGTCGGGCAGGGCGGATTTATTGTTATTTCCGCTGATGATCCCGAAATGCACTCCTCACAAAATGAACAGGATAACCGCCTGTTCGCGAAATTCGCCCAGATCCCTTTTCTGGAACCATCGGACAGCCAGGAAGCCAAAGATTTCATGCTGAAGGGATATGAAATCTCGGAAAAATTCGATACCCCGGTGATGCTTCGCCTAACCACCCGGATTTCCCATTCCAAAGGGATTGTCGAGGAATCCGATCCAATGGAGCCTCGGGCAGTCGGCTTTAAACGAGATATGGAAAAGTTTGTGATGATTCCCTCGAATGCTAAAAAACGTCATGTGGTTTTGACCGAACGGTTGAAAAAACTGGCGGAGTATTCGGAAACGACCGAGTTGAATACGGTCGAGGAAAACGGCTCCGAAATAGGGATTATCACTGGCGGGATATCATACCAGTATGCCAAGGATAATCTGCCGGACGCCGACTATTTTAAGATTGGTTTCGGTTTCCCGCTTCCGCTGAAAAAGATCAGTAAATTTATCGAGTCGCACAAGCGGGTGATTATTGTCGAGGAGCTGGAGCCGTATTACGAGGAAATTATCCGGGCCGCCGGAATGAAGGTGGAGGGAAAAAAATATTTTTCCCGGCTCGGGGAATTGTCGCCGTACAAAGTCGGCCTGGGATTGAAAGAAGCCGGCTTGATTGATGAGATTAAGGGAGCCGAGATCGAAGCCGGCCCATTATTCCCGCGGCCGCCGGTATTATGTCCGGGATGCCCGCACCGGGGCGCTTTCATGGCGCTTAAAAAAGTCGGGGTAGCGGTAACCGGTGATATCGGCTGTTATACCCTGGCCATGCTTCCGCCCCTGCAAACGCTCGACAGCTGTATCTGTATGGGGGCTTCGATCGGAACTGCCATCGGGATGGAAAAAGTCGGCGGTTATGATAAGGGAGTGGTGGCGGTTATCGGTGATTCCACTTTCCTGCATTCCGGAATAACGGGTTTGCTCGATGCGGTTTACAATAAAAGCAATATTACCGTTATGATTCTGGACAACCGGGTAACGGCCATGACCGGCGGACAGCAACACCCGGCCACCGGCTATACGCTGATGGGGGAAAAGACCCGGGCGGTTGACTTTACGGAATTATGCAAAGCTCTGGGAGTTGAATCGGTCCGGGTGGTGGATGCTTATGATCTGAAGGCCATGATCGATGTCATAAAAGAGGAGATGGCTCGGCCGGGGCCATCGGTGATTTTAACCAATCGTCCGTGTGTCCTGATGCCGAAGAGGATTATGGATCGACCCTATGTAGTCGATCCGGAGTTGTGCAACGGATGCACGGCCTGTTTCCGGATTGGCTGTCCGGCCATTATGCCATCGAAGGAAATGACCAAACGGAACAAGCCCAAAGCGGTTATTGACCCGGTCCTGTGTACGGGATGCAGTCTTTGCGCCCAGGTGTGTAAACCCGAGGCGATTGTCCTGGCCGAAGAACCCGTGAGTGTAAAGTGAGGTGGATTATGAATGAGGTTATCAATGTTCTGATAGTCGGGGTCGGCGGTCAGGGAGTCCTTCTGGCTTCGGAGGTTCTCTCGGAGATGGCCATGAAGGCCGGTCTCGATGTGAAAAAGTCGGAAGTCCACGGGATGTCGCAGCGGGGCGGAGTGGTCAGTTCCCATGTCAAATTCGGTCCCAAAGTATATTCGCCGATTATTCCCTATGGTCAAGCCGATATATTAATTTCGTTCGAGCAAGCCGAGGCTCTGCGGGCGGTCGACTGGATAAAAAAAGACGGCCTGATAGCGACTTCACGGACCCGCCTGGTGCCGCCGATTACGGCCGGGGGGAAATTCAAATATCCCGATGATCCGGTGGCGGATCTTAAGAAGAAAGTCAAAAACGTGATTGCCATTGACGCCGATAAAATCGCCCTGGAGCTGGGGAATCCCCGGCTGGTCAATATTCTCCTTTTGGGGGTGGTTTCCAGCCGACTGGATTTCGAGATTTCGGTCTGGGAAGAAGCCATCCGGGCCCGGGTTAAAGCCAAGTTTGTCGATTTGAATCTGAAAGCGTTTGCCCGGGGCCGGGAACTGGCCAAGGAGTCGGCCGGGGCGGCCGTTTAGGCCATTAGCGGGGAGGGAAATTATGCGGAAGGTGATAATCGTAATCAATCCCGGATCAACATCGACTAAAATGGCGTTGTTTGAAGAGAAAGCCCGGATGGTCGAGGAGGTAATCACGCATCCGGCCGATCAGCTGGCGGCTTTCGATAATGTCGCCGATCAATTCGAGCTGCGGATGAAAAATATCGATGATTTTTTGACGGCCCAGAAGATCAATGAAAAAGAAGTTGTCGCGGTGGCCGGACGCGGGGCGCCTCTCAGACCGCTGGATGGTGGCGTTTACCAGATCAACCGGAAGATGCTCGATGATCTCCGCGAAATGCGCTATTCCAACCATGCCTCCAATCTCGGAGCAATTATCGCCGACCATCTGGGGAAACGATACCATGTCCCGGCGGTTATTGTCGACCCGGTGACGATTGATAATTTCACCGACATTGCCCGTCTTTCAGGAATCCCGGAAATAGAGCGGAAATGCCGGGCTCATGCTCTCAATATCAAGGAAGTCTGCCGCCGTCATTCCGAGACAATCGGGAAATCGCTCGAGCATTGCCGCTATGTGGCGGTCCATATGGGAGGAGGGATATCAATCGCGGCTCTTGATCGGGGGCGGATTGTTGATGTTAACGATGCTTTACTGGGGATGGGCCCGTATTCGCCGGACCGGGCCGGCGCCCTGCCGATCGGGGCTCTGGTCAAACTGGCTTATTCCGGCCGTTACAGTGA includes these proteins:
- the manB gene encoding phosphomannomutase/phosphoglucomutase (converts mannose-6-phosphate to mannose-1-phosphate; the resulting product is then converted to GDP-mannose by ManC which is then used in the synthesis of mannose-containing glycoconjugates that are important for mediating entry into host cells), producing MDFDKSIFKAYDIRGIVPDQLNTDIAYRIGNALAAYLKPTSIAVGRDMRISSPELFEALARGILDHGVDVVDLGLVSTDGLYFAVGKYGYDGGVMITASHNPKQYNGFKVCRREALPLSGQAGLDKIRDALINDTLVKSSQRGNIARKDISGDYAEHCLSFIDLSVIKPFKIVVDAGNGMAGLTLPPVFERLPVKLIPLYFELDGSFPHHPASPIELENLADLQKKIADEKADFGVAFDGDADRMFLVDRNGRQVGGDMVTALVAESLLNKNPGETILYNLICSKAVPELVERLGGKAIRTRVGHALIKPLMKKHNAIFGGEHSGHFYFRDNWFADSGLIAFLVCLELLSKSDRPLHQKIAEIDPYFRSGEINSKVESARDKIEEIADHFSGGEQDRIDGLTVDFGDFWFNLRPSNTEPLLRLNVEAKTKELLDKKVAEILKIVRD
- a CDS encoding indolepyruvate oxidoreductase subunit beta translates to MNEVINVLIVGVGGQGVLLASEVLSEMAMKAGLDVKKSEVHGMSQRGGVVSSHVKFGPKVYSPIIPYGQADILISFEQAEALRAVDWIKKDGLIATSRTRLVPPITAGGKFKYPDDPVADLKKKVKNVIAIDADKIALELGNPRLVNILLLGVVSSRLDFEISVWEEAIRARVKAKFVDLNLKAFARGRELAKESAGAAV
- the iorA gene encoding indolepyruvate ferredoxin oxidoreductase subunit alpha translates to MKRLLSGNEAVARGTFEAGVKLASAYPGTPSTEILETIAEEYPSIYAEWSPNEKVAFEVGIGASLGGARTLVTMKHVGLNVAADPLMTFAYTGVGQGGFIVISADDPEMHSSQNEQDNRLFAKFAQIPFLEPSDSQEAKDFMLKGYEISEKFDTPVMLRLTTRISHSKGIVEESDPMEPRAVGFKRDMEKFVMIPSNAKKRHVVLTERLKKLAEYSETTELNTVEENGSEIGIITGGISYQYAKDNLPDADYFKIGFGFPLPLKKISKFIESHKRVIIVEELEPYYEEIIRAAGMKVEGKKYFSRLGELSPYKVGLGLKEAGLIDEIKGAEIEAGPLFPRPPVLCPGCPHRGAFMALKKVGVAVTGDIGCYTLAMLPPLQTLDSCICMGASIGTAIGMEKVGGYDKGVVAVIGDSTFLHSGITGLLDAVYNKSNITVMILDNRVTAMTGGQQHPATGYTLMGEKTRAVDFTELCKALGVESVRVVDAYDLKAMIDVIKEEMARPGPSVILTNRPCVLMPKRIMDRPYVVDPELCNGCTACFRIGCPAIMPSKEMTKRNKPKAVIDPVLCTGCSLCAQVCKPEAIVLAEEPVSVK
- a CDS encoding MFS transporter, with protein sequence MALGINRVSFLTVAFSNFTIWIGFYAWRIIFNNFAVEIFDASPAEIGIIQSVREIPGLLAFGAGALALILTESKIVSISVILVGLGLILSGLAPSLVIFGLATLVISFGLHYFEPLNTSQLLLLASADNYGKIQGRLRSWESIAGLTGGSLVLILTLFLSYRATFYAVGGLVLLIGLYLLAAIPPNRGLAEKRKLTLKKKYWLYYTLYFLRGCRRHIFTTFAIFLLVKNHGLNITMISGIILANNLITIFTNRWLGILSDRLGERAVMAGCSFILIFIFSGYAYVDYLPLLIIFYLIDNILFGSSIALKSYLRKISTGEDLTGCLAMGMTANHITAVVIPVAGGVIWELFGYTATFLIGAGIVLIDMIFALQLPRKGASD
- the buk gene encoding butyrate kinase; amino-acid sequence: MRKVIIVINPGSTSTKMALFEEKARMVEEVITHPADQLAAFDNVADQFELRMKNIDDFLTAQKINEKEVVAVAGRGAPLRPLDGGVYQINRKMLDDLREMRYSNHASNLGAIIADHLGKRYHVPAVIVDPVTIDNFTDIARLSGIPEIERKCRAHALNIKEVCRRHSETIGKSLEHCRYVAVHMGGGISIAALDRGRIVDVNDALLGMGPYSPDRAGALPIGALVKLAYSGRYSEKELITRLSRESGLKAYLGESDLRKVEQMIENGDDRAALYFYGMAYQIAKEIGACAVVLRGEFDGIILTGGMARSVKLVKLLRDYISFLGEVIVVPGEFEMEALAAGALRVLNKTEIPKEY